The following DNA comes from Microbacterium foliorum.
ATCAGCTCGACACTCCGGCGACCTGCCATGTCTGGATCGCCGTCAGACCCTGGGCGGCGTTGTCGGTCGCCGCCGGCAGCGTCACGGCGAAGCAGTAGTTCACGGTCGTTCCGCCGTTCGCCGCTGCAGCCTGGGTTCCGGTGCCCCCGACCGACATCAACGAGTTGTCGGGGACGACCGCAGTGCCGGCCGCATACGTGGTGCTGTTGCAGGACGTGCCTGCGATCGCCCGCACGCCGTATCACAGGTACGTTCCGAGTCCGGTTCCCGCCGTCGAGGTCACGCTGAGCTGCAGAGTCCCCGCCACCGACGGATTCGCGGTGCGGACGCTGAACAGCGCATAGGTCGTGTTGCCGGGAGCCATCGCCGAGAACGGTGCGCTGAACGACAGTGCGGCCGGAGTGCCTACGGGATGGCTCGAGAACGTGGCGCCGTCGGTCGCACCCACGATGTCGAACCTCCCCGCGGTGAAGGTCGCATTCCCGTATTCGGAATCGTTCCAGGCGGCGAGGGTCATCGTCGCGCCGACGCCGAACACCAGTCCGCCCGCGAGCACGGCGCGTATCCGACGGGAGAGCAGTCGCTTCCCCTCCCGCATGCCTCT
Coding sequences within:
- a CDS encoding SipW-dependent-type signal peptide-containing protein, encoding MADTRRGMREGKRLLSRRIRAVLAGGLVFGVGATMTLAAWNDSEYGNATFTAGRFDIVGATDGATFSSHPVGTPAALSFSAPFSAMAPGNTTYALFSVRTANPSVAGTLQLSVTSTAGTGLGTYL